A region from the Triticum aestivum cultivar Chinese Spring chromosome 3D, IWGSC CS RefSeq v2.1, whole genome shotgun sequence genome encodes:
- the LOC123079541 gene encoding uncharacterized protein At5g19025 — protein MAECRSLIEFLRAFEHHRRAADSSSSSAAARSKRAPSPPSSRRHLTALCDHSPMAVVDALVLLAVLAALGFLVAPHARLLLLEARALLLRPAASCLSAAPLAGAAAAVAGAALGWALLGHHARKCGKPRCRGLKKAVEFDIQLETEECVRGRPTPAARSALLAAAGARPVDLGDAHRELEAELRKMAPPNGRTVLIFRAPCGCPKGRMEVWGAKKVRRIKK, from the coding sequence ATGGCGGAGTGCCGCAGCCTCATCGAGTTCCTGCGCGCCTTCGAGCACCACCGCAGGGCGgccgactcctcctcctcgtccgccgccgcccgatccAAGCGCGCGCCGTCCCCGCCCTCCTCCAGGCGCCACCTCACCGCCCTCTGCGACCACTCGCCGATGGCCGTGGTGGACGCGCTGGTGCTGCTCGCCGTCCTCGCCGCGCTGGGCTTCCTCGTGGCCCCGCACGCCAGGCTCCTCCTCCTCGAGGCGCGCGCGCTGCTGCTCCGCCCGGCGGCCTCCTGCCTCTCGGCCGCGCCGCTCGCGGGGGCCGCCGCGGCCGTCGCCGGGGCCGCGCTCGGCTGGGCGCTGCTGGGCCACCACGCGCGCAAGTGCGGCAAGCCGCGCTGCAGGGGCCTCAAGAAGGCCGTCGAGTTCGACATCCAGCTCGAGACGGAGGAGTGCGTGCGCGGCCGCCCCACCCCCGCCGCGCGATCGGCGCTGCTCGCCGCCGCGGGCGCGCGCCCCGTCGATCTCGGCGACGCGCACCGCGAGCTGGAGGCCGAGCTCCGCAAGATGGCGCCGCCCAATGGCCGCACCGTGCTCATCTTCCGCGCGCCCTGCGGATGCCCCAAGGGCCGCATGGAGGTCTGGGGCGCCAAGAAGGTGCGCCGGATCAAGAAGTAG